The Strigops habroptila isolate Jane chromosome 13, bStrHab1.2.pri, whole genome shotgun sequence genome contains a region encoding:
- the MYH7B gene encoding myosin-7B, protein MSMLDMSEFGEAAEYLRKSYTEQLKLQTIPFDGKKRSWIPDEKEAYIEVEIKEIAGGKVTVETKNKETRVVKEDELQAMNPPKFDMIEDMAMLTHLNEASVLHNLKRRYAHWMIYTYSGLFCVTINPYKWLPVYTAPVVAVYKGKRRTEAPPHIYAIADNAYNDMLRNRENQSMLITGESGAGKTVNTKRVIQYFAIVAALGDTPGKKLAAVATKTGGTLEDQIIEANPAMEAFGNAKTIRNDNSSRFGKFIRIHFGPSGKLASADIDIYLLEKSRVIFQQPKERSYHIYYQILSGKKPELQDMLLLSLNPYDYHFCSQGVTTVDNLDDGEELMATDHAMDILGFSNDEKYGSYKIVGAIMHFGNMKFKQKQREEQAEADGTESADKAAYLMGISSADLIKGLLHPRVKVGNEYVTKGQNVEQVVYAVGALAKATYDRMFKWLVARINKTLDTKLARQFFIGVLDIAGFEIFEFNSFEQLCINFTNEKLQQFFNHHMFVLEQEEYKKEGIEWVFIDFGLDLQACIDLIEKPLGILSILEEECMFPKASDMSFKAKLYDNHLGKSPNFQKPRPDKKRKYEAHFELVHYAGVVPYNIIGWLDKNKDPLNETVVAVFQKSQNKLLASLYENYVGSSSEEPHKPGTKEKRKKAASFQTVSQLHKENLNKLMTNLRSTQPHFVRCIIPNETKTPGAMDAFLVLHQLRCNGVLEGIRICRKGFPNRILYADFKQRYRILNPTAIPDDKFVDSRKATEKLLSSLELDHSQYKFGHTKVFFKAGLLGLLEEMRDERLAKILTMLQARIRGHLMRIEYQKIISRREALYTIQWNIRAFNAVKNWSWMKLFFKIKPLLKSAQTEKEMANLKEELQKLKEALEKSEAKRKELEEKQVSMIQEKNDLTLQLQAEQDNLADAEERCDLLIKSKIQLEAKVKELTERLEDEEEMNSDLTAKKRKLEDECAELKKDIDDLEITLAKVEKEKHATENKVKNLIEEMAALDEIIAKLTKEKKALQEAHQQALDDLQAEEDKVNTLTKAKVKLEQQVDDLESSLEQEKKVRMDLERAKRKLEGDLKLTQESVMDLENDKQQLEEKLKKKDFEMSQLNSRIEDGQVTEAQLQKKIKELQARIEELEEELEAERAARAKVEKQRAEVSRELEELSERLEEAGGATATQLEMNKKREAEFLKLRRDLEEATLQHESTAAALRKKHADSVAELGEQIDNLQRVKQKLEKEKSELKMEVDDLSSNIEYLTKNKANAEKLCRTYEDQLNEAKSKVDELQRQLNDVSTQRGRLQTENGELSRLLEEKESFINQLSRGKTSFTQNIEELKRQLDEETKSKNALAHALQASRHDCDLLREQYEEEVEAKSELQRNLSKANAEVAQWRTKYETDAIQRTEELEEAKKKLATRLQEAEEAVEAAHAKCSSLEKTKHRLQTEIEDLSVDLERANSACAALDKKQRNFDRILAEWKQKYEETQAELEASQKESRSLSTELFKLKNAYEESLDNLETLKRENKNLQEEIADLTDQISMSGKTIHELEKLKKALESEKSDIQAALEEAEGALEHEESKTLRIQLELNQIKADVDRKLAEKDEEFENLRRNHQRAMDSMQATLDAEARAKNEAVRLRKKMEGDLNEMEIQLSHANRQAAEFQKLVRQLQAQMKDLQIELDDTQRHNDDLKEQAAALERRNNLLLAEVEELRAALEQAERSRKLAEQELLEATERVNLLHSQNTGLINQKKKLEADISQLSSEVEDAVQECRNAEDKAKKAITDAAMMAEELKKEQDTSAHLERMKKNMEQTIKDLQMRLDEAEQIALKGGKKQIQKLEARVRELEGELDTEQKKMAEAQKGIRKYERRIKELSYQAEEDRKNLARMQDLIDKLQSKVKSYKRQFEEAEQQANSNLVKYRKVQHELDDAEERADIAETQVNKLRARTREVIASKHE, encoded by the exons CGGAGAATCTGGTGCTGGTAAGACTGTAAACACCAAGCGGGTCATTCAGTACTTTGCCATTGTCGCAGCCTTGGGCGACACACCGGGCAAGAAATTA gCAGCTGTTGCCACTAAAACTGGG GGCACCCTTGAAGATCAAATCATTGAGGCTAACCCAGCTATGGAAGCTTTTGGCAATGCCAAAACCATAAGAAATGACAACTCCTCGCGTTTT GGCAAGTTCATCCGGATCCATTTTGGCCCCTCAGGGAAGCTGGCCTCCGCAGACATTGACATCT ACCTTCTGGAAAAATCAAGAGTGATTTTCCAGCAGCCCAAAGAGCGGAGCTACCACATCTACTACCAGATCCTCTCTGGGAAGAAACCAGAGCTGCAAG AtatgctgctgctctccctcaACCCCTATGACTACCACTTCTGCTCTCAGGGTGTAACTACTGTGGACAACCTGGATGATGGCGAGGAACTCATGGCAACAGAT CACGCCATGGACATCTTGGGCTTCAGCAATGATGAGAAATACGGCTCCTATAAAATAGTGGGTGCTATCATGCACTTTGGCAACATGAAGTTCAAGCAGAAGCAGCGAGAAGAGCAGGCAGAGGCTGACGGCACTGAAA GTGCTGACAAAGCTGCCTACCTGATGGGAATCAGCTCAGCTGACCTCATCAAGGGCTTGCTCCATCCTCGTGTGAAAGTGGGCAATGAGTACGTGACCAAAGGTCAGAACGTGGAGCAG GTTGTCTATGCGGTGGGAGCCCTGGCTAAAGCCACCTATGACCGCATGTTCAAGTGGCTGGTGGCTCGGATCAATAAGACCCTGGACACCAAGCTGGCCAGGCAGTTCTTCATCGGAGTACTGGACATAGCAGGCTTCGAGATCTTTGAA TTCAACAGCTTTGAACAGCTCTGCATCAACTTCACCAACgagaagctgcagcagttcTTCAACCACCACATGTTTGTCCTGGAGCAAGAAGAATATAAGAAGGAAGGCATCGAATGGGTCTTCATTGACTTTGGCCTGGACCTGCAGGCTTGCATTGACCTGATTGAGAAG CCACTGGGAATCCTGTCCATCCTCGAAGAGGAGTGCATGTTCCCAAAAGCCTCCGACATGTCGTTCAAAGCTAAGCTCTACGACAACCACCTTGGGAAGTCGCCCAACTTCCAGAAGCCCCGGCCGGATAAAAAGCGGAAGTACGAGGCGCACTTTGAGCTGGTGCACTACGCTGGTGTG GTGCCGTACAACATCATTGGGTGGCTGGACAAGAACAAGGACCCCCTGAATGAGACGGTGGTGGCTGTCTTCCAAAAGTCCCAAAACAAGCTCCTGGCTTCCCTCTATGAGAACTATGTGGGCTCATCTTCAG AGGAACCTCACAAGCCAGGGACCAAGGAGAAACGTAAAAAGGCAGCTTCTTTCCAAACAGTGTCTCAGCTGCACAAG GAGAACCTCAACAAGCTGATGACCAACCTGCGGTCCACTCAGCCCCACTTTGTCCGCTGCATCATCCCCAACGAGACGAAGACCCCAG GAGCCATGGATGCCTTCCTGGTGCTGCACCAGCTGCGCTGTAACGGTGTCCTTGAAGGTATCCGCATCTGCCGTAAAGGGTTCCCCAACAGGATCCTCTACGCAGACTTCAAGCAGCG CTACCGTATCCTGAATCCAACAGCCATTCCAGATGACAAGTTTGTGGACAGCAGAAAGgccacagagaagctgctgagctCCCTGGAACTGGACCACTCTCAGTACAAGTTTGGTCATACCAAG gtgTTTTTCAAGGCTGGTTTGCTGGGCTTGCTGGAGGAGATGCGGGATGAGCGTCTGGCCAAGATCCTGACCATGCTGCAGGCCAGAATCCGCGGGCACCTCATGCGCATCGAGTATCAGAAGATCATCAGCAGGAG GGAAGCCCTCTATACTATCCAATGGAACATCCGGGCCTTCAATGCTGTCAAGAACTGGTCCTGGATGAAGCTGTTCTTCAAGATCAAGCCTTTACTCAAGTCTGCTCAGACTGAGAAGGAAATGGCCAACCTGAAGGAGGAATTACAGAAGCTGAAGGAGGCTCTGGAGAAGTCCGAGGCTaagaggaaggagctggaagagaagcaggTCTCCATGATCCAGGAGAAGAACGACCTGActctccagctgcaggca GAGCAAGACAACCTGGCAGATGCAGAGGAACGCTGCGACCTGCTGATCAAGTCCAAGATCCAGCTGGAGGCCAAGGTGAAGGAGCTGACAGAGCGCctggaggatgaggaggagatgAACTCAGACCTCACTGCCAAGAAGCGCAAGCTGGAGGATGAGTGtgcagagctgaagaaagaCATTGATGACCTGGAGATCACGCTGGCCAaggtggagaaggagaagcATGCCACAGAGAACAAG GTTAAAAACCTGATTGAAGAGATGGCTGCTCTGGATGAGATCATTGCCAAGCTGACgaaggagaagaaagcactGCAAGAGGCCCATCAGCAGGCCCTGGATGACCTGCAGGCCGAGGAAGACAAAGTCAACACATTGACAAAAGCCAAGGTCAAACTGGAGCAGCAAGTGGATGAT CTGGAAAGCTCTCTTGAACAAGAGAAGAAAGTCCGCATGGACCTGGAAAGGGCAAAGAGGAAACTTGAAGGAGACCTGAAGTTGACCCAAGAATCTGTAATGGATCTGGAGAATGacaaacagcagctggaggagaaacTCAAGAA GAAAGACTTTGAAATGAGTCAGCTGAATTCAAGGATTGAAGATGGGCAAGTGACAGAGGCCCAGCTGCAGAAGAAGATCAAGGAGCTCCAG GCCCGCATTGAGGAGCtagaggaggagctggaggctgaGCGTGCTGCCAGAGCCAAGGTGGAGAAGCAGCGGGCAGAAGTGTCccgggagctggaggagctgagcGAGCGGCTGGAGGAGGCCGGCGGGGCCACGGCCACGCAGCTGGAGATGAACAAGAAGCGGGAAGCAGAATTCCTGAAGCTGCGTCGGGACCTGGAGGAGGCAACGCTGCAGCACGAGTCCACGGCCGCTGCCCTGCGCAAGAAGCACGCGGACAGCGTGGCCGAGCTGGGCGAGCAGATCGACAACCTGCAGCGCGTCaagcagaagctggagaaggagaagagcgAGTTGAAGATGGAGGTGGATGACCTGTCATCCAACATCGAGTACCTCACCAAGAACAAG GCCAATGCTGAGAAGCTGTGTCGCACCTACGAGGACCAGCTCAATGAGGCCAAGTCCAAAGTGGACGAGCTGCAGCGGCAGCTGAACGACGTGAGCACGCAGCGGGGCAGGCTGCAGACCGAGAACG GGGAGCTCAGTcggctgctggaggagaaggagtcCTTCATCAACCAGCTGAGCCGTGGCAAGACCTCATTCACACAGAACATTGAGGAACTCAAGAGGCAGCTGGATGAAGAGACCAAG aGCAAGAACGCCCTGGCCCATGCCCTGCAAGCGTCCCGGCACGACTGCGACCTGCTGCGGGAGCAGTAcgaggaggaggtggaggccAAGAGCGAGCTCCAGAGGAACTTGTCCAAGGCCAACGCAGAAGTGGCCCAGTGGAGAACCAAGTATGAGACGGATGCCATCCAACGGAcggaggagctggaggaagccAA GAAGAAGCTGGCCACCcggctgcaggaggcagaggaggcGGTGGAGGCTGCCCATGCCAAGTGCTCCTCGCTGGAGAAGACCAAACATCGGCTGCAGACGGAGATCGAGGACCTCTCGGTGGACCTGGAACGTGCCAACTCGGCCTGTGCTGCGCTGGACAAGAAGCAGCGCAACTTCGACAGGATCCTGGCCGAGTGGAAGCAGAAGTATGAGGAGACCCAGGCGGAGCTGGAGGCGTCGCAGAAGGAGTCGCGCAGCCTGAGCACAGAGCTCTTCAAGCTCAAGAATGCCTACGAGGAGTCCCTGGACAACCTGGAGACCCTCAAGAGGGAGAACAAGAACCTGCAGG AGGAAATTGCTGATCTGACCGACCAGATCAGCATGAGCGGGAAAACTATCCATgagctggagaagctgaagaaagcCCTGGAGAGTGAGAAGAGCGATATCCAGGCAGcgctggaggaggctgag GGGGCCCTGGAGCATGAGGAGAGCAAGACTCTGCGCATCCAGCTGGAGCTGAACCAGATCAAGGCTGATGTGGACAGGAAGCTGGCAGAGAAGGACGAGGAGTTTGAGAACCTGAG GCGCAACCACCAGCGCGCCATGGACTCCATGCAGGCCACGCTGGATGCAGAGGCCCGGGCCAAGAACGAGGCGGTCCGGCTGAGGAAGAAGATGGAGGGAGACCTGAACGAGATGGAGATCCAGCTGAGCCACGCCAACCGCCAGGCAGCCGAGTTCCAGAAGCTGGTCCGGCAGCTCCAGGCGCAGATGAAG GACCTGCAGATCGAGCTGGATGACACCCAGCGCCACAACGACGACCTGAAGGAGCAGGCGGCCGCCCTGGAGCGCCGCAACAACCTTCTGCTGGCCGAGGTGGAGGAGCTGCGGGCGGCGCTGGAGCAGGCGGAGCGGAGCAGGAAGCTGgcggagcaggagctgctggaggccaCCGAGAGGGTCAACCTGCTCCACTCCCAG aacaCGGGCCTGATCAACCAGAAGAAGAAGCTGGAAGCAGACATCTCGCAGCTGAGCAGCGAGGTGGAGGATGCAGTGCAGGAGTGCCGCAACGCTGAGGACAAGGCGAAGAAGGCCATCACAGAT GCTGCCATGATGGCAGAGGAGCTGAAGAAGGAGCAGGATACGAGCGCGCACCTGGAGCGGATGAAGAAGAACATGGAGCAGACCATCAAGGACCTGCAGATGCGCCTGGATGAAGCGGAGCAGATTGCTCTCAAGGGGGGCAAGAAGCAGATCCAGAAGCTGGAGGCCAGG GTGCGGGAGCTGGAGGGAGAGCTGGATACGGAGCAGAAGAAGATGGCTGAGGCCCAGAAGGGCATCCGCAAGTACGAGCGGAGGATCAAGGAGCTGAGCTACCAG GCTGAGGAAGACCGGAAGAACCTGGCACGGATGCAGGACCTGATCGACAAGCTGCAGAGCAAGGTCAAGAGCTACAAGCGCCAGTTCGAGGAGGCG gagcagcaggccAACTCCAACCTGGTGAAGTACCGCAAGGTGCAGCACGAGCTGGATGATGCTGAGGAGCGGGCGGACATCGCCGAGACGCAGGTCAACAAGCTGCGCGCCCGCACCAGGGAGGTCATTGCCTCCAAG CACGAGTAG